In the Danio rerio strain Tuebingen ecotype United States chromosome 8, GRCz12tu, whole genome shotgun sequence genome, one interval contains:
- the csde1 gene encoding cold shock domain-containing protein E1 isoform X15 produces MEASNPSLATPTPSTSSQPIPRSASVSCHTSRSSGGKKQKRTPLYQRSMSFDPSLLHNNGHSGFANGTSMGIRETGVVEKLLTSYGFIQCSERQARLFFHCSQYNGNLQELKIGDDVEFEVSSDRRTGKPIAVKLVKIKAEMLPEERISGQVVSAIPSHLDGKSAPGQLPTGSVCYERNGEVFYLTYTLEDVEGNVSLDIGDKVSFYMETNKHTGAVSAHNIVLVQKKESRCQGVVCATKEAFGFIERGDVVKEIFFHYSEFKGDLEALQAGDDVEFTIKERNGKEVATDVRLLPQGTVIFEDISIETFEGTVSKVIPKVPTKNQNDPLPGRISARINFTDKELLFGEKDTKSKVTLLEGDHVQFNISTDRRDKLERATNIDILPDTFHFTKETREMGVIAAMRDGFGFIKCVDRDARMFFHFSEVLEESQLHISDEVEFTVVPLFNRPSCLHQDMLSAQRNHAVRIKKLPKGTVSFHTQSELRFMGVVEKEAIPAITIKNSSPSKGKEKDAEEGLIAYEDVGVKTTLPYHIKDLEGGVYPQLGDKVEFSISEVKRTGQQSAVSFKILNRAVGSKRLLGYIATLKDNFGFIETANHDQEIFFHYSEVCGDVDSFDLGDTVEYTLSKGKGNKISAEKVTKIAAVNGVGEDVSTTVSLGKVVRPLRSVDPSQTEYQGLIEITEDGSNKGQSYPFGIVGMANKGDCLQKGELVKFQLCTVAQTGQKMACNIMPQRRALVECVKDQFGFITYEVGESKKLFFHVKEVQDSLELQAGDEVEFSVILNQRTGKCSACNVRRVSEGPKPVATPRPDRLVNRLKSITLDDSNAPRLVIIRQPRGPDNSKGFSVERKSRQPGVID; encoded by the exons ATGGAGGCCTCTAATCCCTCTCTTGCAACCCCCACCCCCTCCACCTCAAGCCAACCAATCCCTCGCTCGGCCTCAGTCTCGTGCCATACATCTCGCTCATCAGGGGGTAAAAAGCAAAAGCGGACCCCTTTATATCAGCGATCT ATGAGTTTTGACCCCAGTCTGCTGCATAATAATGGCCATAGTGGCTTTGCCAATGGAACTAGTATGGGAATTCGTGAGACTGGAGTAGTTGAAAAACTGCTCACATCTTATGGCTTCATTCAATGCTCTGAGAGACAGGCCCGTCTCTTCTTCCACTGCTCTCAATATAACGGCAACCTGCAGGAGCTTAAAATTGGAG ATGATGTGGAGTTCGAGGTGTCGTCTGATAGGCGCACTGGCAAACCAATTGCAGTGAAGCTGGTAAAAATCAAGGCAGAAATGTTGCCAGAAGAGCGAATTTCTGGGCAG GTAGTGTCAGCTATCCCTTCTCATCTGGATGGGAAGTCTGCACCTGGCCAATTGCCCACAGGCAGTGTGTGTTATGAGAGGAACGGG GAAGTGTTTTATTTGACCTACACCCTAGAAGATGTGGAAGGAAACGTTTCTTTAGATATTGGTGATAAAGTTAGTTTTTACATGGAGACCAACAAGCA tacTGGTGCTGTTAGTGCCCACAACATTGTTTTGGTGCAGAAAAAAGAGTCAAGATGTCAGGGAGTGGTTTGTGCTACCAAG GAGGCCTTTGGATTCATTGAGCGAGGGGATGTTGTGAAGGAAATCTTTTTCCACTACAGTGAGTTTAAAGGAGACCTGGAGGCTTTACAAGCTGGAGACGATGTGGAATTCACCATTAAAGAAAGAAAC GGAAAGGAAGTGGCCACAGATGTGAGACTGTTGCCTCAAGGCACTGTTATATTTGAGGACATTAGCATTGAGACCTTCGAGGGCACTGTCAGTAAGGTTATTCCCAAGGTCCCCACAAAGAATCAG AACGACCCTCTTCCTGGGAGAATCAGTGCCAGAATCAATTTTACTGACAAAGAGCTGCTATTTGGGGAGAAGGACACCAAGTCCAAAGTGACGCTGCTTGAGGGCGATCATGTCCAGTTCAATATATCCACTGACCGTCGCGACAAACTGGAGAGAGCGACAAATATTGACATCCTCCCTGACACCTTCCATTTCACAAAGGAGACCCGTGAAATG GGTGTGATAGCTGCCATGCGTGATGGTTTTGGCTTCATCAAATGTGTGGACCGTGATGCCCGGATGTTCTTCCATTTCAGCGAAGTTTTGGAAGAGAGCCAACTGCACATTTCTGATGAAGTGGAATTCACTGTTGTCCCT CTTTTTAACAGGCCCTCTTGCCTCCATCAGGACATGCTGTCAGCCCAAAGGAACCATGCTGTGCGGATCAAAAAGCTGCCCAAGGGCACAGTGTCTTTCCACACTCAATCTGAGCTGCGTTTTATGGGAGTGGTGGAGAAAGAAGCCATACCTGCCATCACCATCAAGAACTCCAGCCCCAGCAAGGGCAAAGAGAAG GATGCTGAGGAAGGCTTGATTGCATATGAAGATGTTGGAGTAAAGACCACCCTTCCCTACCATATTAAAGACCTTGAAGGTGGTGTTTATCCACAGCTTGGAGACAAG GTGGAGTTCTCCATCAGTGAAGTAAAACGCACTGGACAGCAAAGTGCTGTGTCCTTCAAGATTCTTAACCGCGCAGTTGGCTCCAAGAGGCTGCTGGGATACATAGCAACTCTAAAGGATAACTTTGGCTTCATAGAAACAGCCAATCACGATCAGGAGATCTTCTTCCACTACAG TGAGGTTTGTGGGGATGTGGATAGCTTTGATCTTGGAGATACGGTGGAGTACACTCTCTCCAAGGGCAAAGGAAACAAAATCAGTGCAGAGAAGGTCACCAAAATTGCCGCTG TGAATGGAGTTGGAGAGGATGTGAGCACTACAGTGTCCCTGGGAAAGGTGGTTCGGCCGCTGCGCAGTGTGGACCCGTCTCAGACTGAATATCAAGGCCTTATTGAGATCACGGAGGATG GGTCCAATAAGGGACAGAGTTATCCTTTCGGCATTGTTGGTATGGCCAATAAAGGTGACTGTTTACAAAAGGGCGAGTTGGTGAAGTTTCAGTTGTGTACGGTGGCACAGACAGGACAAAAGATGGCCTGCAACATCATGCCTCAGCGCAGAGCCCTGGTGGAGTGTGTTAAAGATCAG TTTGGTTTCATCACGTATGAAGTTGGAGAAAGCAAGAAGTTGTTTTTCCACGTCAAGGAGGTGCAGGACAGTCTGGAGCTGCAGGCTGGTGATGAAGTGGAGTTTTCGGTTATCTTGAACCAGCGTACGGGCAAATGTAGTGCCTGTAATGTTCGCAGAGTCAG tgaGGGTCCAAAACCAGTAGCAACACCTCGGCCTGACAGACTTGTCAATCGCTTGAAGAGCATCACTCTGGATGACTCCAACGCTCCTCGTCTCGTCATCATTAGACAGCCTCGTGGCCCTGATAATTCAAAG
- the csde1 gene encoding cold shock domain-containing protein E1 isoform X12, with protein sequence MEASNPSLATPTPSTSSQPIPRSASVSCHTSRSSGGKKQKRTPLYQRSMSFDPSLLHNNGHSGFANGTSMGIRETGVVEKLLTSYGFIQCSERQARLFFHCSQYNGNLQELKIGDDVEFEVSSDRRTGKPIAVKLVKIKAEMLPEERISGQVVSAIPSHLDGKSAPGQLPTGSVCYERNGEVFYLTYTLEDVEGNVSLDIGDKVSFYMETNKHTGAVSAHNIVLVQKKESRCQGVVCATKEAFGFIERGDVVKEIFFHYSEFKGDLEALQAGDDVEFTIKERNGKEVATDVRLLPQGTVIFEDISIETFEGTVSKVIPKVPTKNQNDPLPGRISARINFTDKELLFGEKDTKSKVTLLEGDHVQFNISTDRRDKLERATNIDILPDTFHFTKETREMGVIAAMRDGFGFIKCVDRDARMFFHFSEVLEESQLHISDEVEFTVVPLFNRPSCLHQDMLSAQRNHAVRIKKLPKGTVSFHTQSELRFMGVVEKEAIPAITIKNSSPSKGKEKGKVEKDAEEGLIAYEDVGVKTTLPYHIKDLEGGVYPQLGDKVEFSISEVKRTGQQSAVSFKILNRAVGSKRLLGYIATLKDNFGFIETANHDQEIFFHYSEVCGDVDSFDLGDTVEYTLSKGKGNKISAEKVTKIAAVNGVGEDVSTTVSLGKVVRPLRSVDPSQTEYQGLIEITEDGSNKGQSYPFGIVGMANKGDCLQKGELVKFQLCTVAQTGQKMACNIMPQRRALVECVKDQFGFITYEVGESKKLFFHVKEVQDSLELQAGDEVEFSVILNQRTGKCSACNVRRVSEGPKPVATPRPDRLVNRLKSITLDDSNAPRLVIIRQPRGPDNSKGFSVERKSRQPGVID encoded by the exons ATGGAGGCCTCTAATCCCTCTCTTGCAACCCCCACCCCCTCCACCTCAAGCCAACCAATCCCTCGCTCGGCCTCAGTCTCGTGCCATACATCTCGCTCATCAGGGGGTAAAAAGCAAAAGCGGACCCCTTTATATCAGCGATCT ATGAGTTTTGACCCCAGTCTGCTGCATAATAATGGCCATAGTGGCTTTGCCAATGGAACTAGTATGGGAATTCGTGAGACTGGAGTAGTTGAAAAACTGCTCACATCTTATGGCTTCATTCAATGCTCTGAGAGACAGGCCCGTCTCTTCTTCCACTGCTCTCAATATAACGGCAACCTGCAGGAGCTTAAAATTGGAG ATGATGTGGAGTTCGAGGTGTCGTCTGATAGGCGCACTGGCAAACCAATTGCAGTGAAGCTGGTAAAAATCAAGGCAGAAATGTTGCCAGAAGAGCGAATTTCTGGGCAG GTAGTGTCAGCTATCCCTTCTCATCTGGATGGGAAGTCTGCACCTGGCCAATTGCCCACAGGCAGTGTGTGTTATGAGAGGAACGGG GAAGTGTTTTATTTGACCTACACCCTAGAAGATGTGGAAGGAAACGTTTCTTTAGATATTGGTGATAAAGTTAGTTTTTACATGGAGACCAACAAGCA tacTGGTGCTGTTAGTGCCCACAACATTGTTTTGGTGCAGAAAAAAGAGTCAAGATGTCAGGGAGTGGTTTGTGCTACCAAG GAGGCCTTTGGATTCATTGAGCGAGGGGATGTTGTGAAGGAAATCTTTTTCCACTACAGTGAGTTTAAAGGAGACCTGGAGGCTTTACAAGCTGGAGACGATGTGGAATTCACCATTAAAGAAAGAAAC GGAAAGGAAGTGGCCACAGATGTGAGACTGTTGCCTCAAGGCACTGTTATATTTGAGGACATTAGCATTGAGACCTTCGAGGGCACTGTCAGTAAGGTTATTCCCAAGGTCCCCACAAAGAATCAG AACGACCCTCTTCCTGGGAGAATCAGTGCCAGAATCAATTTTACTGACAAAGAGCTGCTATTTGGGGAGAAGGACACCAAGTCCAAAGTGACGCTGCTTGAGGGCGATCATGTCCAGTTCAATATATCCACTGACCGTCGCGACAAACTGGAGAGAGCGACAAATATTGACATCCTCCCTGACACCTTCCATTTCACAAAGGAGACCCGTGAAATG GGTGTGATAGCTGCCATGCGTGATGGTTTTGGCTTCATCAAATGTGTGGACCGTGATGCCCGGATGTTCTTCCATTTCAGCGAAGTTTTGGAAGAGAGCCAACTGCACATTTCTGATGAAGTGGAATTCACTGTTGTCCCT CTTTTTAACAGGCCCTCTTGCCTCCATCAGGACATGCTGTCAGCCCAAAGGAACCATGCTGTGCGGATCAAAAAGCTGCCCAAGGGCACAGTGTCTTTCCACACTCAATCTGAGCTGCGTTTTATGGGAGTGGTGGAGAAAGAAGCCATACCTGCCATCACCATCAAGAACTCCAGCCCCAGCAAGGGCAAAGAGAAG GGTAAAGTTGAAAAG GATGCTGAGGAAGGCTTGATTGCATATGAAGATGTTGGAGTAAAGACCACCCTTCCCTACCATATTAAAGACCTTGAAGGTGGTGTTTATCCACAGCTTGGAGACAAG GTGGAGTTCTCCATCAGTGAAGTAAAACGCACTGGACAGCAAAGTGCTGTGTCCTTCAAGATTCTTAACCGCGCAGTTGGCTCCAAGAGGCTGCTGGGATACATAGCAACTCTAAAGGATAACTTTGGCTTCATAGAAACAGCCAATCACGATCAGGAGATCTTCTTCCACTACAG TGAGGTTTGTGGGGATGTGGATAGCTTTGATCTTGGAGATACGGTGGAGTACACTCTCTCCAAGGGCAAAGGAAACAAAATCAGTGCAGAGAAGGTCACCAAAATTGCCGCTG TGAATGGAGTTGGAGAGGATGTGAGCACTACAGTGTCCCTGGGAAAGGTGGTTCGGCCGCTGCGCAGTGTGGACCCGTCTCAGACTGAATATCAAGGCCTTATTGAGATCACGGAGGATG GGTCCAATAAGGGACAGAGTTATCCTTTCGGCATTGTTGGTATGGCCAATAAAGGTGACTGTTTACAAAAGGGCGAGTTGGTGAAGTTTCAGTTGTGTACGGTGGCACAGACAGGACAAAAGATGGCCTGCAACATCATGCCTCAGCGCAGAGCCCTGGTGGAGTGTGTTAAAGATCAG TTTGGTTTCATCACGTATGAAGTTGGAGAAAGCAAGAAGTTGTTTTTCCACGTCAAGGAGGTGCAGGACAGTCTGGAGCTGCAGGCTGGTGATGAAGTGGAGTTTTCGGTTATCTTGAACCAGCGTACGGGCAAATGTAGTGCCTGTAATGTTCGCAGAGTCAG tgaGGGTCCAAAACCAGTAGCAACACCTCGGCCTGACAGACTTGTCAATCGCTTGAAGAGCATCACTCTGGATGACTCCAACGCTCCTCGTCTCGTCATCATTAGACAGCCTCGTGGCCCTGATAATTCAAAG
- the csde1 gene encoding cold shock domain-containing protein E1 isoform X3, whose product MGSPWKGFVEFTLPASPPAAFVSADLNNTSPVGLSLSPYGRSMSFDPSLLHNNGHSGFANGTSMGIRETGVVEKLLTSYGFIQCSERQARLFFHCSQYNGNLQELKIGDDVEFEVSSDRRTGKPIAVKLVKIKAEMLPEERISGQVGPDLHASPLTVLHGFIHPVVSAIPSHLDGKSAPGQLPTGSVCYERNGEVFYLTYTLEDVEGNVSLDIGDKVSFYMETNKHTGAVSAHNIVLVQKKESRCQGVVCATKEAFGFIERGDVVKEIFFHYSEFKGDLEALQAGDDVEFTIKERNGKEVATDVRLLPQGTVIFEDISIETFEGTVSKVIPKVPTKNQNDPLPGRISARINFTDKELLFGEKDTKSKVTLLEGDHVQFNISTDRRDKLERATNIDILPDTFHFTKETREMGVIAAMRDGFGFIKCVDRDARMFFHFSEVLEESQLHISDEVEFTVVPLFNRPSCLHQDMLSAQRNHAVRIKKLPKGTVSFHTQSELRFMGVVEKEAIPAITIKNSSPSKGKEKKKDKGKVEKDAEEGLIAYEDVGVKTTLPYHIKDLEGGVYPQLGDKVEFSISEVKRTGQQSAVSFKILNRAVGSKRLLGYIATLKDNFGFIETANHDQEIFFHYSEVCGDVDSFDLGDTVEYTLSKGKGNKISAEKVTKIAAVNGVGEDVSTTVSLGKVVRPLRSVDPSQTEYQGLIEITEDGSNKGQSYPFGIVGMANKGDCLQKGELVKFQLCTVAQTGQKMACNIMPQRRALVECVKDQFGFITYEVGESKKLFFHVKEVQDSLELQAGDEVEFSVILNQRTGKCSACNVRRVSEGPKPVATPRPDRLVNRLKSITLDDSNAPRLVIIRQPRGPDNSKGFSVERKSRQPGVID is encoded by the exons ATGGGTAGTCCCTGGAAAGGTTTTGTCGAATTTACCTTGCCGGCGTCACCACCTGCAGCTTTTGTTAGCGCTGACCTGAACAACACCTCGCCCGTTGGCCTCAGCCTGTCACCATACGGCCGATCC ATGAGTTTTGACCCCAGTCTGCTGCATAATAATGGCCATAGTGGCTTTGCCAATGGAACTAGTATGGGAATTCGTGAGACTGGAGTAGTTGAAAAACTGCTCACATCTTATGGCTTCATTCAATGCTCTGAGAGACAGGCCCGTCTCTTCTTCCACTGCTCTCAATATAACGGCAACCTGCAGGAGCTTAAAATTGGAG ATGATGTGGAGTTCGAGGTGTCGTCTGATAGGCGCACTGGCAAACCAATTGCAGTGAAGCTGGTAAAAATCAAGGCAGAAATGTTGCCAGAAGAGCGAATTTCTGGGCAGGTGGGGCCTGACTTGCACGCCTCTCCTTTAACTGTGCTGCATGGTTTTATTCATCCA GTAGTGTCAGCTATCCCTTCTCATCTGGATGGGAAGTCTGCACCTGGCCAATTGCCCACAGGCAGTGTGTGTTATGAGAGGAACGGG GAAGTGTTTTATTTGACCTACACCCTAGAAGATGTGGAAGGAAACGTTTCTTTAGATATTGGTGATAAAGTTAGTTTTTACATGGAGACCAACAAGCA tacTGGTGCTGTTAGTGCCCACAACATTGTTTTGGTGCAGAAAAAAGAGTCAAGATGTCAGGGAGTGGTTTGTGCTACCAAG GAGGCCTTTGGATTCATTGAGCGAGGGGATGTTGTGAAGGAAATCTTTTTCCACTACAGTGAGTTTAAAGGAGACCTGGAGGCTTTACAAGCTGGAGACGATGTGGAATTCACCATTAAAGAAAGAAAC GGAAAGGAAGTGGCCACAGATGTGAGACTGTTGCCTCAAGGCACTGTTATATTTGAGGACATTAGCATTGAGACCTTCGAGGGCACTGTCAGTAAGGTTATTCCCAAGGTCCCCACAAAGAATCAG AACGACCCTCTTCCTGGGAGAATCAGTGCCAGAATCAATTTTACTGACAAAGAGCTGCTATTTGGGGAGAAGGACACCAAGTCCAAAGTGACGCTGCTTGAGGGCGATCATGTCCAGTTCAATATATCCACTGACCGTCGCGACAAACTGGAGAGAGCGACAAATATTGACATCCTCCCTGACACCTTCCATTTCACAAAGGAGACCCGTGAAATG GGTGTGATAGCTGCCATGCGTGATGGTTTTGGCTTCATCAAATGTGTGGACCGTGATGCCCGGATGTTCTTCCATTTCAGCGAAGTTTTGGAAGAGAGCCAACTGCACATTTCTGATGAAGTGGAATTCACTGTTGTCCCT CTTTTTAACAGGCCCTCTTGCCTCCATCAGGACATGCTGTCAGCCCAAAGGAACCATGCTGTGCGGATCAAAAAGCTGCCCAAGGGCACAGTGTCTTTCCACACTCAATCTGAGCTGCGTTTTATGGGAGTGGTGGAGAAAGAAGCCATACCTGCCATCACCATCAAGAACTCCAGCCCCAGCAAGGGCAAAGAGAAG AAAAAAGACAAG GGTAAAGTTGAAAAG GATGCTGAGGAAGGCTTGATTGCATATGAAGATGTTGGAGTAAAGACCACCCTTCCCTACCATATTAAAGACCTTGAAGGTGGTGTTTATCCACAGCTTGGAGACAAG GTGGAGTTCTCCATCAGTGAAGTAAAACGCACTGGACAGCAAAGTGCTGTGTCCTTCAAGATTCTTAACCGCGCAGTTGGCTCCAAGAGGCTGCTGGGATACATAGCAACTCTAAAGGATAACTTTGGCTTCATAGAAACAGCCAATCACGATCAGGAGATCTTCTTCCACTACAG TGAGGTTTGTGGGGATGTGGATAGCTTTGATCTTGGAGATACGGTGGAGTACACTCTCTCCAAGGGCAAAGGAAACAAAATCAGTGCAGAGAAGGTCACCAAAATTGCCGCTG TGAATGGAGTTGGAGAGGATGTGAGCACTACAGTGTCCCTGGGAAAGGTGGTTCGGCCGCTGCGCAGTGTGGACCCGTCTCAGACTGAATATCAAGGCCTTATTGAGATCACGGAGGATG GGTCCAATAAGGGACAGAGTTATCCTTTCGGCATTGTTGGTATGGCCAATAAAGGTGACTGTTTACAAAAGGGCGAGTTGGTGAAGTTTCAGTTGTGTACGGTGGCACAGACAGGACAAAAGATGGCCTGCAACATCATGCCTCAGCGCAGAGCCCTGGTGGAGTGTGTTAAAGATCAG TTTGGTTTCATCACGTATGAAGTTGGAGAAAGCAAGAAGTTGTTTTTCCACGTCAAGGAGGTGCAGGACAGTCTGGAGCTGCAGGCTGGTGATGAAGTGGAGTTTTCGGTTATCTTGAACCAGCGTACGGGCAAATGTAGTGCCTGTAATGTTCGCAGAGTCAG tgaGGGTCCAAAACCAGTAGCAACACCTCGGCCTGACAGACTTGTCAATCGCTTGAAGAGCATCACTCTGGATGACTCCAACGCTCCTCGTCTCGTCATCATTAGACAGCCTCGTGGCCCTGATAATTCAAAG
- the csde1 gene encoding cold shock domain-containing protein E1 isoform X8, which translates to MGSPWKGFVEFTLPASPPAAFVSADLNNTSPVGLSLSPYGRSMSFDPSLLHNNGHSGFANGTSMGIRETGVVEKLLTSYGFIQCSERQARLFFHCSQYNGNLQELKIGDDVEFEVSSDRRTGKPIAVKLVKIKAEMLPEERISGQVGPDLHASPLTVLHGFIHPVVSAIPSHLDGKSAPGQLPTGSVCYERNGEVFYLTYTLEDVEGNVSLDIGDKVSFYMETNKHTGAVSAHNIVLVQKKESRCQGVVCATKEAFGFIERGDVVKEIFFHYSEFKGDLEALQAGDDVEFTIKERNGKEVATDVRLLPQGTVIFEDISIETFEGTVSKVIPKVPTKNQNDPLPGRISARINFTDKELLFGEKDTKSKVTLLEGDHVQFNISTDRRDKLERATNIDILPDTFHFTKETREMGVIAAMRDGFGFIKCVDRDARMFFHFSEVLEESQLHISDEVEFTVVPDMLSAQRNHAVRIKKLPKGTVSFHTQSELRFMGVVEKEAIPAITIKNSSPSKGKEKKKDKGKVEKDAEEGLIAYEDVGVKTTLPYHIKDLEGGVYPQLGDKVEFSISEVKRTGQQSAVSFKILNRAVGSKRLLGYIATLKDNFGFIETANHDQEIFFHYSEVCGDVDSFDLGDTVEYTLSKGKGNKISAEKVTKIAAVNGVGEDVSTTVSLGKVVRPLRSVDPSQTEYQGLIEITEDGSNKGQSYPFGIVGMANKGDCLQKGELVKFQLCTVAQTGQKMACNIMPQRRALVECVKDQFGFITYEVGESKKLFFHVKEVQDSLELQAGDEVEFSVILNQRTGKCSACNVRRVSEGPKPVATPRPDRLVNRLKSITLDDSNAPRLVIIRQPRGPDNSKGFSVERKSRQPGVID; encoded by the exons ATGGGTAGTCCCTGGAAAGGTTTTGTCGAATTTACCTTGCCGGCGTCACCACCTGCAGCTTTTGTTAGCGCTGACCTGAACAACACCTCGCCCGTTGGCCTCAGCCTGTCACCATACGGCCGATCC ATGAGTTTTGACCCCAGTCTGCTGCATAATAATGGCCATAGTGGCTTTGCCAATGGAACTAGTATGGGAATTCGTGAGACTGGAGTAGTTGAAAAACTGCTCACATCTTATGGCTTCATTCAATGCTCTGAGAGACAGGCCCGTCTCTTCTTCCACTGCTCTCAATATAACGGCAACCTGCAGGAGCTTAAAATTGGAG ATGATGTGGAGTTCGAGGTGTCGTCTGATAGGCGCACTGGCAAACCAATTGCAGTGAAGCTGGTAAAAATCAAGGCAGAAATGTTGCCAGAAGAGCGAATTTCTGGGCAGGTGGGGCCTGACTTGCACGCCTCTCCTTTAACTGTGCTGCATGGTTTTATTCATCCA GTAGTGTCAGCTATCCCTTCTCATCTGGATGGGAAGTCTGCACCTGGCCAATTGCCCACAGGCAGTGTGTGTTATGAGAGGAACGGG GAAGTGTTTTATTTGACCTACACCCTAGAAGATGTGGAAGGAAACGTTTCTTTAGATATTGGTGATAAAGTTAGTTTTTACATGGAGACCAACAAGCA tacTGGTGCTGTTAGTGCCCACAACATTGTTTTGGTGCAGAAAAAAGAGTCAAGATGTCAGGGAGTGGTTTGTGCTACCAAG GAGGCCTTTGGATTCATTGAGCGAGGGGATGTTGTGAAGGAAATCTTTTTCCACTACAGTGAGTTTAAAGGAGACCTGGAGGCTTTACAAGCTGGAGACGATGTGGAATTCACCATTAAAGAAAGAAAC GGAAAGGAAGTGGCCACAGATGTGAGACTGTTGCCTCAAGGCACTGTTATATTTGAGGACATTAGCATTGAGACCTTCGAGGGCACTGTCAGTAAGGTTATTCCCAAGGTCCCCACAAAGAATCAG AACGACCCTCTTCCTGGGAGAATCAGTGCCAGAATCAATTTTACTGACAAAGAGCTGCTATTTGGGGAGAAGGACACCAAGTCCAAAGTGACGCTGCTTGAGGGCGATCATGTCCAGTTCAATATATCCACTGACCGTCGCGACAAACTGGAGAGAGCGACAAATATTGACATCCTCCCTGACACCTTCCATTTCACAAAGGAGACCCGTGAAATG GGTGTGATAGCTGCCATGCGTGATGGTTTTGGCTTCATCAAATGTGTGGACCGTGATGCCCGGATGTTCTTCCATTTCAGCGAAGTTTTGGAAGAGAGCCAACTGCACATTTCTGATGAAGTGGAATTCACTGTTGTCCCT GACATGCTGTCAGCCCAAAGGAACCATGCTGTGCGGATCAAAAAGCTGCCCAAGGGCACAGTGTCTTTCCACACTCAATCTGAGCTGCGTTTTATGGGAGTGGTGGAGAAAGAAGCCATACCTGCCATCACCATCAAGAACTCCAGCCCCAGCAAGGGCAAAGAGAAG AAAAAAGACAAG GGTAAAGTTGAAAAG GATGCTGAGGAAGGCTTGATTGCATATGAAGATGTTGGAGTAAAGACCACCCTTCCCTACCATATTAAAGACCTTGAAGGTGGTGTTTATCCACAGCTTGGAGACAAG GTGGAGTTCTCCATCAGTGAAGTAAAACGCACTGGACAGCAAAGTGCTGTGTCCTTCAAGATTCTTAACCGCGCAGTTGGCTCCAAGAGGCTGCTGGGATACATAGCAACTCTAAAGGATAACTTTGGCTTCATAGAAACAGCCAATCACGATCAGGAGATCTTCTTCCACTACAG TGAGGTTTGTGGGGATGTGGATAGCTTTGATCTTGGAGATACGGTGGAGTACACTCTCTCCAAGGGCAAAGGAAACAAAATCAGTGCAGAGAAGGTCACCAAAATTGCCGCTG TGAATGGAGTTGGAGAGGATGTGAGCACTACAGTGTCCCTGGGAAAGGTGGTTCGGCCGCTGCGCAGTGTGGACCCGTCTCAGACTGAATATCAAGGCCTTATTGAGATCACGGAGGATG GGTCCAATAAGGGACAGAGTTATCCTTTCGGCATTGTTGGTATGGCCAATAAAGGTGACTGTTTACAAAAGGGCGAGTTGGTGAAGTTTCAGTTGTGTACGGTGGCACAGACAGGACAAAAGATGGCCTGCAACATCATGCCTCAGCGCAGAGCCCTGGTGGAGTGTGTTAAAGATCAG TTTGGTTTCATCACGTATGAAGTTGGAGAAAGCAAGAAGTTGTTTTTCCACGTCAAGGAGGTGCAGGACAGTCTGGAGCTGCAGGCTGGTGATGAAGTGGAGTTTTCGGTTATCTTGAACCAGCGTACGGGCAAATGTAGTGCCTGTAATGTTCGCAGAGTCAG tgaGGGTCCAAAACCAGTAGCAACACCTCGGCCTGACAGACTTGTCAATCGCTTGAAGAGCATCACTCTGGATGACTCCAACGCTCCTCGTCTCGTCATCATTAGACAGCCTCGTGGCCCTGATAATTCAAAG